The Seriola aureovittata isolate HTS-2021-v1 ecotype China chromosome 12, ASM2101889v1, whole genome shotgun sequence genome window below encodes:
- the abcb8 gene encoding mitochondrial potassium channel ATP-binding subunit, whose protein sequence is MFQILCGKASVAAPVRSLSLYTRCNKTADIWKLSRWYISPGSNGYSSSQQPGNAVSRIWSLTQRAVRQSATRTSKPPGVALKFILGPAVLTVSARLFCHVAYCEADLNNNTPVEVVAKSPVPEFKWHILWEFVKPQLFALIGAVVLAFGAAILNIQIPLILGDLVNIVARYLREHTGNYAHEIRGPALKLLGLYGIQGLLTSGYIILLSKVGERVAADMRKTLFASLLRQDVAFFDANKTGQLVNRLTADIQEFKSSFKLVISQGLRSLTQTVGCFVSLYIISPKLTGLTVVVLPCLVGAGALIGSFLRKLSRLAQEQVAKATGVADEALGNVRTVKAFAMEERELQLYSHEVDKSCEMNENLGAGIAVFQGLSNIALNCIVLGTIFAGGTLISSNELSPGDLMSFLVASQTVQRSLASISILFGQVVRGISSGARVFEYLALEPTIPLSGGGRIPYHSLTGRVDFMNISFSYPTRPGHQILNKFSLTLPPSKTVAIVGESGGGKSTVASLLERFYDPTSGVIMLDGLDIRTLDPSWLRGQVIGFINQEPVLFGSSVMENIRFGKPEATDAEVINAAKQANAHRFITGFPDGYNTVVGERGVTLSGGQKQRIAIARALIKNPSILVLDEATSALDAESERVVQEALDRATRGRTVLIIAHRLSTIQGADLICVMSNGRIVEAGTHLELLSKGGLYSDLIRRQRTEGQK, encoded by the exons GTGGTATATATCTCCAGGATCTAATGGATACAGCTCCTCACAACAGCCTGGAAATGCTGTCAGTCGTATTTGGAGCCTTACTCAGAGAGCTGTCCGCCAGTCTGCCACCCGAACATCCAAACCCCCAGGAGTGGCTCTTAAGTTCATCCTGGGACCAGCGGTACTCACTGTCTCTGCACGACTGTTTTGCCATGTAGCTTACTGCGAGGCAGATTTGAATAATAACACCCCAGTGGAAGTTGTAGCTAAAAGCCCTGTGCCTGAGTTCAAATGGCACATCCTGTGGGAATTTGTCAAACCTCAGCTCTTTGCTCTCATCGGGGCTGTTGTG cttgcTTTTGGTGCAGCTATCTTGAATATTCAAATCCCCCTGATACTTGGGGATCTGGTGAATATTGTGGCACGTTATCTGAGAGAACACACTGGCAATTATGCCCATGAGATAAGAGGTCCTGCCTTGAAACTGCTCGGACTGTATGGTATCCAA GGCCTGCTGACGTCTGGCTACATTATCCTGCTTTCAAaggtgggagagagagtggCAGCAGACATGAGAAAGACCCTTTTTGCATCCTTACTGAG gcAAGATGTGGCGTTCTTTGATGCCAATAAAACTGGGCAGCTGGTGAATCGTTTGACTGCAGACATTCAGGAGTTCAAGTCATCCTTTAAGTTGGTTATCTCTCAG GGCCTGCGTAGTCTTACACAGACAGTTGgatgttttgtctctctctacATCATCTCCCCTAAACTCACAGGTTTGACAGTAGTTGTCCTTCCCTGTCTAGTGGGAGCTGGTGCTCTCATCGGCTCATTCCTCCGTAAACTATCTCGTCTGGCTCAAGAACAG GTGGCAAAAGCAACAGGAGTGGCAGATGAGGCGCTTGGCAATGTGCGAACAGTGAAAGCTTTTGCCATGGAGGAGCGGGAGCTCCA GTTATATTCACATGAAGTTGACAAATCgtgtgaaatgaatgaaaatcttGGTGCTGGAATAGCCGTTTTCCAAGGACTGTCAAACATCGCCCTgaatt GCATTGTTCTGGGAACTATTTTTGCTGGAGGGACTTTAATTTCTAGCAACGAATTGTCCCCTGGAGACCTCATGTCTTTCCTGGTTGCTTCCCAGACTGTTCAGAG GTCATTGGCCAGTATCTCTATCCTTTTTGGACAG GTGGTGAGAGGAATAAGCTCTGGGGCCCGGGTATTTGAATACCTTGCTTTGGAGCCAACCATCCCACTCTCTGGGGGAGGACGCATCCCGTACCATTCTCTGACAGGAAGAGTGGACTTTATGAACATTTCATTCAG tTATCCGACAAGACCTGGCCATCAGATTTTAAACAAGTTCAGCTTGACGCTGCCTCCGTCTAAAACTGTTGCCATTGTTGGAGAATCTGGAGGAG GAAAGTCCACAGTGGCGTCCTTGCTAGAGCGTTTCTATGACCCGACCAGTGGTGTAATCATGCTGGATGGACTTGACATCCGTACACTTGACCCATCCTGGCTCAGGGGACAAGTTATTGGATTTATCAATCAG GAGCCAGTTTTATTCGGATCATCCGTCATGGAGAACATCCGCTTTGGGAAGCCTGAGGCCACAGATGCTGAGGTCATTAATGCAGCCAAGCAAGCCAATGCTCACCGCTTCATTACAGGTTTCCCAGACGGCTATAACACTGTGGTTG gTGAGCGAGGTGTGACATTATCAGGTGGGCAGAAACAGCGCATTGCCATCGCCCGCGCCCTGATCAAGAACCCCAGCATCCTGGTGTTGGATGAAGCCACCAGCGCCCTGGACGCAGAATCAGAACGAGTGGTGCAGGAAGCTCTGGACAGGGCCACAAGGGGTCGCACTGTGCTCATCATTGCCCACCGGCTGAGCACCATTCAAGGGGCTGACCTCATCTGTGTCATGAGTAATGGCCGCATTGTGGAG gCTGGGACTCATTTGGAACTGCTGAGCAAAGGAGGACTTTATTCTGATCTGATCCGCAGGCAAAGAACTGAGGGACAGAAATGA